One Camelus ferus isolate YT-003-E chromosome 19, BCGSAC_Cfer_1.0, whole genome shotgun sequence genomic window, TTCAAAGTCCTACTACTGAGCTAGATCTTTGTGCCGgctggggcaagtcacttaatctctctgtaaCTTAGTTTCCCCTTCGGGCCAAAGGACATAATACTATTTTCTACTGCGTGGAGCTATTGTTAGGGCAAAATGAGGTATATATGTAAGTGCTTAGGACAAGGCTTTGCACACAGTAAGTTCTCAGTAAATTTTCAAGGTCTTTGTTtgtttagttagttagttagttttacTATTCCTCCCTCCTCCGCCATTTGATTGGGGCAGGAAGGGTTGCCTCTTGGTCAGAGGGCATGCCAATACTTGAAAAGCCAGGTGTGATTAGGGGTTTGGGTAAGGGATCAATTCCCAGAGTGATACAATGAGACAGAGCCTTGGGCTATACCCTAAACTAAACAGGCAAGAAGACTTCTGGACCACAGTGGCCTATCTCAGCAGAGATAAGAACATGTGACCAAGGTGGAATTTGTATTAACCTGGAAAACTTTTACATTCAGAGACCTAGAAGCACCTAGTCAGAGGCTTGAGAATTCAGGATCCAGAATCTATAAAACTGTCTTACTGTAAGAACTGATATCCCAGTCATATCCTGGGACAGCCTAGACATGTTAGGCTACAGAGGCCTAGAGAGACAAGAAAGAACAGTAGCTGGAAAgagcacatattttttaatggatcatGTGAGGACCCGGCAGGTATCTAAGGATCTAAAAACCATGTAGGCGACCTGAGAGCAATCTCACTGACGCACTACAGTGGCTGCCAAAATTGTCTCATCACAAGTCTTAGATGGATACTTGGTCATACTTGTCGTAGTCCAAAATGTCATCTCTTCTTTCTTGGCAGATTCTATTGGTTTATGCTTTACTACAGGGATGCAGCAAACCTTTCTTGccccacatttttctttcttcttctcatttgCTTTGCAAGATTTTCTGCATCTGCCAGTTCCATAACCACACTTTCTGGCCCATCCATCTATCAAAATAAAGAGATGATGAAacaaatgtgacagtgaatgtatgtatttcatgtataactgaaaaattgtgctctaccctggaatatgacacaacattgtaaaatgactataactcaataaaaagtgtttaaaaaaagatgatgaaaCAAATACATGAACGAGTAAAGGCTATTACACTAAAGATGTTGGTAACTGTAGTCATAATGCTTAGAATGAACTGTTGAAATGTAATGGCATTCTTGGGAATATTAAATAAAGTTGTGCATGTAGAATGCTTGCTGCTGGTCTTGACACATATTAGATATGAGCAGTTATCTTCCTGCCTCCAACCAGCTCTAATTTGACTTTATCTTTATGCTTAGCATCTTTCCATCTTCATCATTTTTCACAGTCTCACCAACACCAGTTCCTCCTTGCCCCCAAATCTAGGTGCTTGTCAAGGAATGGGACAGTGCCTTCAATTATCTGgtatttttccccctcttcatTCCTGCACTTGtgatttgttgagcacctaccatgtgc contains:
- the DEFB115 gene encoding beta-defensin 115 — encoded protein: MLLDHSSPLSGYIQLLFLALAVLVVLAEASPDGWARKCGYGTGRCRKSCKANEKKKEKCGARKVCCIPVVKHKPIESAKKEEMTFWTTTSMTKYPSKTCDETILAATVVRQ